One Lepisosteus oculatus isolate fLepOcu1 chromosome 13, fLepOcu1.hap2, whole genome shotgun sequence genomic region harbors:
- the LOC138242247 gene encoding extracellular calcium-sensing receptor-like → MAAVTSSRNLPDNFNEAKFITFSMLIFCAVWIAFIPAYVSSPGKYSDAVEIFAILASSFGEAARELMERRETERRGCDEAAMSCGALTPGEHSPQGLQSSTPSLELSDTDVVPTCRLREEFGLYGLYKEGDIVLGGIFEIHFITVYPELSFTAKPESLSCERFDIAGFQYAQTMAFAIEEINRDPALLPNITLGYRLYSNCQNLEMAHRAATTLISGEDESVTDYSCTGTPPVLAIVGDSASTHSIAISRTLGLFGIPMVSYYATCSCLSNRKEFPSFFRTIPSDTFQVKAMVQIFRHYGWTWIGVIVSNDDYGLYALKLFTEEVNRFGCIAFTEILPLINNKAEILKIAKTIRESTAKVIVVFSTGAYMIPLAEEIVQQKIRGRQWIASEAWTSSPVFHTKELLPYLGGTIGIAIRRGEVPGLEKYLLQIRPVFDPRNNLIKLLWETMFDCKFQDKGNNHNLSQICTGSEDIEKTKTAYSDVSEMRGSYNVYKAVYALAHSLDNLMSCEPGKGPFQNNSCADITTVQPWQLLHYLARVNFTTHYGDRVSFDENGDALAIYDVMNWQRADDGAVKTVTIGLFDESAPAGQQLTLNEDKIFWNFESNSPPRSVCSESCQPGTRKATRKGEPLCCFDCVPCAEGEISNHTDSIECLKCPPEYWSNPSRDQCVLKKVEFLSYEETLGISLTTVSVLGAFFSTVVLAVFIYYRNSPIVRANNSELSFLLLLSLILCFLCSLLFIGHPLHLTCMLRHVVFGISFVLCISCILVKTIVVIMAFRATLPDNNVMKWFGAAQQRGTVFVFTVIQALICIIWLSTAPPVPFKNTQYQNSKIIFECYIGSITGFICLLGYIGLLASVCFVLAFLARNLPDNFNEAKFITFSMLIFCAVWIAFIPTYVSSPGKYSDTVEIFAILASSFGLLIAIFAPKCYIIVLRPEKNTKKALMGRAATKK, encoded by the exons atggctgccgtcacatcatccag GAACCTGCCTGATAACTTCAATGAAGCCAAGTTCATCACTTTCAGCATGCTCATCTTCTGTGCAGTTTGGATCGCTTTCATACCGGCTTATGTCAGCTCTCCTGGGAAATACTCGGACGCTGTGGAGATTTTTGCCATCTTGGCTTCAAGCTTTG GTGAGGCAGCCCGGGAGCTCATGGAGAGGAGAGAAACTGAACGGAGAGGCTGTGATGAAGCAGCGATGAGCTGTGGTGCTCTGACTCCAGGAGAGCACAGTCCTCAGGGGCTTCAGTCCTCCACGCCCAGCT TGGAGCTGTCAGATACTGATGTTGTGCCCACATGCAGACTCAGAGAAGAATTTGGCTTGTATGGGCTGTATAAAGAAGGGGACATTGTTTTGGGTGGGATATTTGAAATCCACTTTATAACAGTGTATCCTGAACTGTCTTTTACTGCTAAGCCTGAGTCATTGAGCTGTGAGCG TTTTGATATTGCAGGATTTCAGTATGCACAGACCATGGCTTTTGCCATTGAGGAAATAAACAGAGACCCTGCTCTTCTCCCTAACATCACACTGGGATACAGGCTGTATAGCAATTGTCAGAATTTAGAGATGGCTCATCGGGCAGCAACAACTCTGATCAGCGGAGAGGATGAGTCTGTCACTGACTACAGCTGTACAGGGACACCCCCTGTCTTAGCCATTGTTGGGGATTCTGCATCAACACATTCTATCGCCATATCAAGAACACTGGGCCTCTTCGGGATTCCAATG GTCAGTTATTATGCCACATGTTCTTGCTTAAGCAATAGAAAGGAGTTCCCCTCTTTCTTCAGGACTATTCCCAGTGATACGTTCCAGGTCAAAGCCATGGTTCAGATATTCAGGCATTATGGGTGGACTTGGATTGGTGTAATTGTGAGCAATGATGACTATGGGCTGTATGCTTTGAAGCTCTTTACAGAGGAGGTTAATAGATTTGGCTGCATCGCTTTCACAGAAATACTTCCTCTCATTAACAACAAGGCTGAGATTCTTAAGATTGCGAAAACCATCAGAGAGTCAACGGCCAAAGTTATTGTTGTGTTTTCAACAGGAGCCTATATGATTCCTTTGGCTGAAGAAATTGTTCAGCAAAAAATCAGAGGCAGGCAGTGGATTGCTAGTGAAGCCTGGACTTCCTCCCCTGTCTTCCACACTAAGGAGTTACTGCCTTATTTAGGTGGGACTATAGGAATTGCGATACGCAGAGGAGAAGTCCCAGGGCTGGAAAAATATCTCCTTCAGATTCGCCCTGTGTTTGACCCCAGGAACAATTTAATCAAACTGTTATGGGAAACAATGTTTGATTGCAAATTCCAAGACAAAGGAAACAATCACAATTTGTCACAAATTTGCACAGGTTCAGAAGACATTGAAAAAACCAAAACTGCTTATAGTGATGTTTCAGAAATGAGGGGATCCTACAACGTGTATAAAGCAGTGTACGCCTTGGCACACTCCCTGGACAACCTGATGTCCTGTGAGCCTGGAAAAGGGCCCTTTCAGAATAACTCCTGTGCAGACATCACAACTGTGCAGCCCTGGCAG CTGCTGCACTACCTGGCGAGAGTGAACTTCACGACTCACTATGGAGACAGGGTGTCCTTCGATGAGAACGGAGATGCTCTTGCAATCTATGATGTGATGAACTGGCAGAGGGCCGATGACGgggctgtgaaaacagtaacaATCGGTCTGTTTGATGAATCAGCTCCTGCTGGACAACAGCTCACTCTGAATGAGGACAAAATCTTCTGGAACTTTGAATCTAATAGT CCTCCCAGGTCTGTGTGCAGTGAAAGCTGTCAGCCTGGCACCAGGAAGGCAACCAGGAAAGGGGAGCCCCTCTGCTGTTTTGACTGTGTGCCGTGTGCAGAGGGAGAGATCAGCAACCACACAG ATTCAATTGAATGTCTCAAATGCCCCCCAGAATATTGGTCAAACCCAAGCAGAGATCAGTGTGTGCTGAAGAAAGTCGAATTTCTTTCATATGAAGAGACTTTGGGAATCTCTTTGACAACAGTCTCAGTGCTTGGGGCATTTTTTTCAACTGTGGTTTTAGCTGTGTTCATTTACTACAGGAACTCTCCAATTGTAAGAGCCAACAATTCTGAACTGAGCTTCCTGCTGCTGCTTTCTCTAATACTCTGCTTCCTCTGCTCATTGCTGTTTATTGGTCATCCACTACACCTCACCTGTATGCTGAGACATGTTGTGTTTGGAATCAGTTTTGTCTTGTGCATATCTTGCATTCTTGTGAAAACCATTGTTGTCATCATGGCCTTCAGAGCCACACTGCCAGACAATAATGTCATGAAGTGGTTTGGTGCTGCTCAGCAGAGAGGCACAGTTTTTGTCTTTACTGTCATCCAGGCTCTGATCTGTATCATTTGGCTGAGTACAGCACCACCAGTgccttttaaaaacacacagtatcaaaactcaaaaatcatttttgagtGTTACATTGGCTCAATAACTGGGTTTATTTGTCTGCTGGGGTACATAGGCTTGCTAGCCAGTGTCTGCTTTGTGCTGGCTTTCCTTGCAAGGAACCTGCCTGATAACTTCAATGAAGCCAAGTTCATCACTTTCAGCATGCTCATCTTCTGTGCAGTTTGGATCGCTTTCATACCAACGTATGTCAGCTCTCCTGGGAAATACTCGGACACTGTGGAGATTTTTGCCATTTTAGCTTCAAGCTTTGGTCTCCTCATTGCGATATTTGCACCAAAATGCTACATTATTGTGCTTCGTCCCGAGAAAAATACCAAGAAAGCCCTTATGGGGAGAGCAGCTACTAAGAAGTGA